The genomic stretch ACATTGATGCGATGCTGGTCACCCAGCCGGAGAATCGCCGTTACCTGAGCGGATACACCCCCGGCGACCTGAACATCGGCGAGAGTTCAGGCGCGCTCCTGATTTTCCGGAGCGGACGGCCGGTCCTGATGACCGATTCCCGTTTTCAGCTGCAGGCGGAAGAAGAGGTTTTTGTCTATGACGTTTTGATTTACAAACGAGGGCTCCTTGAATTGTTGAAGACTCTGCTGGTGGGCAGGGGGGTCCGGAAGCTTGCCTTCGAAAGCGAGTATTTTCTGTACAGCTCGTATGAAAAACTGCAGAAAATATCAGATGAACTCAAGATCGAGCTGCTGCCCCAGGCCGGGGTGGTCGAGAAAAAACGCAAAGTCAAAGATGATGGGGAGCTTGCGAAAATCCGCGCCTCGGTCGCTTTGAATGAAGCCGTTTTTCAGGAGGCGTTCAAAAAGATCAGACCAGGAATGAGCGAGCGGCAGCTGGCAATCCTGATCGAGACCCTGATGCGGGAAAAAGGGGCCGAACGGCCGAGCTTTGAAACCATTGTCGCCGGTGGGCCAAACGGTGCGAAGCCCCATGCGGTTCCAGGCGACCGACCGTTACAAGCGGGAGAGCCGATTGTGATCGATATGGGGCTCGTTCTGGACGGGTATTGTTCCGACATGACCCGGACGGTAGTTCTTGGTGAGCCGGATGAAAAAACAAAACAGATCTTCCGCCTGGTGAGAAAGGCCCAGCTGGCAGGAGTCATGGCGATCCGGAGTGGCGTCACCGGAAGTGTGGTGGACAAAGCTGCCCGGGACATCATCGAAAAAGGCGGGTTTGGAGAATATTTCGGTCATGGTCTGGGGCATGGGGTAGGGCTTGCGGTCCACGAGGCGCCGTCGCTTT from Pseudomonadota bacterium encodes the following:
- a CDS encoding Xaa-Pro peptidase family protein, whose translation is MKRLQRLKNILRRQDIDAMLVTQPENRRYLSGYTPGDLNIGESSGALLIFRSGRPVLMTDSRFQLQAEEEVFVYDVLIYKRGLLELLKTLLVGRGVRKLAFESEYFLYSSYEKLQKISDELKIELLPQAGVVEKKRKVKDDGELAKIRASVALNEAVFQEAFKKIRPGMSERQLAILIETLMREKGAERPSFETIVAGGPNGAKPHAVPGDRPLQAGEPIVIDMGLVLDGYCSDMTRTVVLGEPDEKTKQIFRLVRKAQLAGVMAIRSGVTGSVVDKAARDIIEKGGFGEYFGHGLGHGVGLAVHEAPSLSGRYRKKLQPGMVVTVEPGIYLPGWGGVRLENMAVVTADGCEVLNTDTTFLDL